GCATCAATCTCATGACCGCGCTGTGGGACGCTGGTGCGAAGGTTCGAGCATACGACCCGGTTGCAATGAAAGAAGCCGCCCATCTCTTCGAATCGGCAGTGAATGAAGGCGACCTCATCCTGGCCGACGACGCGGAGTCCGCCCTTTCCGGCGCCGATGCGCTGGCGGTCTGCACCGAATGGCGCGCGTTCAAGATGCCCGACTTCGATCTGCTCCGCTCCGAGCTCAGGACCCCCGTCATCTTCGACGGCCGCAACATGCTGGATCCGATCCGGGTCGAGCGCGAGGGGCTCATCTACTACGGCATCGGCATCGGCGTGAACCAGCACACACGCCAGCTAGCAAATGCATAGGCAATAGGGCGAGTCCAGTTCGCCATTGATGCGGGCGATCAATGACGTTCGAGTCACACGAGCGTTCCATTTGCGGCAAGCGTCTGCGATCCAAGCCAGCGCTTGGCGCCGCGCTTCCAGCTCGATGCCGGTACCTTCCCGCCAACCATGGCGCTGGCGTCTATCGCCGCCAGAACCCGCCTTCTGAGTTCATCACCTGACCGGTGATCCACCCAGCTTCCGGGCTGCACAAGAACGCCACTAATCGGGCTGCGTCCTCGGGCAGCCCGATCCGGCCCAGCGGGAACTGCGGCAACAGGATGTCCCTGAGTTCATCGCTCATCCAGCCGGTATCCGTCGGCCCCGGGTTGACTGCGTTGATCGTGATGCCGCGCATCCCCAGTGTGGGCGCCGCAGATGTGGTGAACGCCTCGACAGCCCCCTTGCTGGCCGCGTATGCGAGCTCTCCCGGCATCGGTCCCAGCCCCTGCCCAGAGGTCATGTTGACCACCCGGCCGCCAGAATCCCCACTCCACTGGCGCACGAAGGCCTGGGTCAACAACGCCATGCCACGCACATTGACCGCGTAGTGATCGTCGAGCTGTTTGGCAGTGAGTTCGTCGATGTCGCCATTCGTCGAAAACGCCGCATTGTTGACCAGGATCGACACCCCTCCAGTCCGCGCCAGCACCGTCTCCATCAGCGGTTCAATTTCGCCAGGATCGGAGAGATCGACCTCCATTCCGAATGCCTCGACCCCAGGCCCCTCGAGCTCAGCGGCAAACGATTCGTGCCAGGTGCGATGTTCCCCACCGTGGACCGCTGAGTCGTACTTCGTCCAGCCGGTGAAGCAGATCGAAATGCCGTCCGCTGCCAGCGCGCGGCAGATTGCGGCGCCGATGCCAACTCGTCGTCCCACCCCGGTCACCAGGGCCCATCGTCTTGCGCTCAATCACGTCTCCGTTCCGGGAAACCGCTATCGGCTCCCTTGTATACTGCGCCCGAAGGCCAGACCAATAGGGGTCCACCTGTGTTCGTCATCGCGTCTGTAGTTGCTTCGCGAGGTTTGGGTTGCCCGTGTCAGCCAATTCGTTGAAAGAGCTCTTCCTGCTCGACCCCGAGGTCACCTTTCTCAATCACGGTTCGTTCGGCGCCTGTCCCATTCCTGTTTTCGAATCCTACCAACGCTGGCAACGTGAGCTGGAGCGGCAACCGGTTGAGTTTCTCGGCCGCCGTATCGAAGGGCTGCTTGCGAACGTCCGCGAAGAAGTCGGAGCCTATCTCAACTGCCCCGCGGATTCAGTTGTCAACATCATGAATTCGACCTGGGGCGTGAACCTCATCATCCGCTCCCTGGAACTCGAAGAAGGCGACGAGGTGCTCACCACCAACCACGAGTACGGCGCCTGCACCATGGCCTGGGAATGGCTGCTGAATAAGATGGGCGCCCGCCTGGTGCGGCATGAAATCCCGCTCCCGGTCACCTCGCACGATGAGATCGTCGAATCGATGTGGGGCCAGGTCACCGAACGCACCAAGGCCATTTTCCTCAGCCACATCACCTCGTCCACCGCCCTGACCCTTCCTGTCGAACAGCTCTGCCAGCGCGCGCGCGAGGCCGGCATCCTCATCATCGTCGACGGCTCGCATGCGCCTGGCCAAATCCCGCTCGACATGACCGCGCTCGGCGTCGATGTCTACACCGGCAATTTCCACAAGTGGCTGTGCACGCCCAAGGGCTCCGCGTTCCTCTATGTGCGCCCGGAAGAACAGGGTTGGGTAGAGTCACTCATCATCAGTTGGGGCTGGGGACGACGTGGCGTGCTCGAACCCTCGACCTTTATCCAGCGCAATGACTGGCAGGGCACCCGCGATCCGTCGGCCTTTCTCGCCGTTCCAGACGCCATCAAGTTTCAGGCGGAACATGACTGGCCCTCGGTTCGCGCTCGTTGCCACGAGCTCGCCCGCGAGACGCGCCAGCGCATTGCCGACTACAGCGGACTCGACCCGATCCACCCTGACTCGCCGGAGTGGTACACCCAGCTCGTCGCCTGTCCGCTGCGGACCAGCGACCCTATCGAGCTCAAACGCCGCATGTACGACGAGTATCGTGTCGAAGCGCCCATCGGAACCTGGGGCGGTCTGAACATGGTGCGGGTTTCCTATCAGGGCTACAACGACCACGACGATCTCGAGCGCCTGATGACCGCCGTAGAAGCGCTAACCGAGCGCGGACCGCGCCGCAGCTTCAGCGTTGATCGCGCAATCGGGGATCGACGACCTGTTCCATCGCCAGCGCCAGCAACGTGAAGGCCAATGCCGTCACGATGATCAGCACACCAGGGGGGATCACCCACCACCAGTAACCGACATAGAGCGCCCCGGTGCGGAATCCCGATTCCAGCATCTGCCCCCATGTCGGGATCGACGGGTCACCCAACCCCAGGAAACTCAACGACGCTTCGGCCAAAATGGCGGCCGGCGCCGCAAAGATCATCTGCGCCACGATGAACGGCGCCACCTGCGGAAACACATGCCGGGTCATGATGCGCCGGCGCGATGCCCCCATTGCCTTGGCCGCATCGACGATGTTCCCAGTCCGCAACGAAAGCACCATCGATCGCACGAGAATCGTCAACCCGGGCCAGCTGAACGCGACCAGCACCAGCAGGATCACCGACAGATTCGGCCCGATGATGAACACCAGGAAGATCAGCAACGGCAGGAGCGGCACATTCGACACAATGTCGGCCGCCCGTTGAATCACCGAGTCCGTCGCGCCGCCCGAGTAGCCGGAAATGATGCCCAGGCTCGCCCCAAGAAAGGTGGACAGGATCGAAGTCACGATCGCGATCAGCAACGCAACCGGGAACCCGTACAGCAGCCCTTCCCAGAGATTCCGTCCCAGCGAATCGGTCCCCATCCAGCCATAGACATTGCCGCCGTAGACATTCTCGATCGACTGCACCGAATCGTCGGCATCCGCGGCCAGCATTTGCACCCTGAGCGTGTAGGCGCCGGTCAATGCCTCGAACCCGCTCTGCGTTGGAACGGCAAAGAGCGCCTGGTTGAGATCGCCGGTATCGACCGAGGTGGAGCCCGAGTCTGGATACTCTTGCGCGAACCACTCCTGAATCGACTGCTGCGCGGTGTCCGACTGTGTCAGCAACATCCGCTCCGGGGTCTCGAAATAGCGTCGATACGGCGCCGTTTCACCTGGGCGTGGAGCCGGAACCGCCAGATTCGCCAGCCGAATCTCCCCACCGTCTGGCCGCAGCAACGTGACGACAATCACTGGCGCCCGGCCACTGAAGGTCACTCCCGCAATCGTGGTGGAAAGAAACGTCGGGAAGGCGCTTCCGCTCTGGTCGATGGACCAGTCGTAGTCGTACACCGTCGCCGGACCGCGCTCCTCGGAGTTGGCTGGTTCGGTCAATGTCACTGACTGGTTGACGACCGCGTTGTCGTCCCAGAGCGCCGTCCACTTGGGCGCGACCGCTTTCGGATTGTCAGCCCACGCCTTTGGCGAGCTCCAGACGCTGGATCCGAAATCGCTCGGATAGGTCAGCAGCACATACGCCGAGATCGCCAGCATTACCGCGAACATCAGCAATCCGACCCGCCCGGACCAGCTCCCAATGAGGATTCGCCACGCCCCGCGAACCGAGAACGTCGCAACATCCCGCACCGGCGCCTCGACTTCGTCGACCGGCACCGCCTGATCCAGCGCGGTCCCTAGCTCCATGGCGTTACCGTCGTTCCGACCGAAGTGGAGGAACCGCTCGTTCCCCGCATACAACCTCTTGGCGC
Above is a window of Thermomicrobiales bacterium DNA encoding:
- a CDS encoding ABC transporter permease: MELGTALDQAVPVDEVEAPVRDVATFSVRGAWRILIGSWSGRVGLLMFAVMLAISAYVLLTYPSDFGSSVWSSPKAWADNPKAVAPKWTALWDDNAVVNQSVTLTEPANSEERGPATVYDYDWSIDQSGSAFPTFLSTTIAGVTFSGRAPVIVVTLLRPDGGEIRLANLAVPAPRPGETAPYRRYFETPERMLLTQSDTAQQSIQEWFAQEYPDSGSTSVDTGDLNQALFAVPTQSGFEALTGAYTLRVQMLAADADDSVQSIENVYGGNVYGWMGTDSLGRNLWEGLLYGFPVALLIAIVTSILSTFLGASLGIISGYSGGATDSVIQRAADIVSNVPLLPLLIFLVFIIGPNLSVILLVLVAFSWPGLTILVRSMVLSLRTGNIVDAAKAMGASRRRIMTRHVFPQVAPFIVAQMIFAAPAAILAEASLSFLGLGDPSIPTWGQMLESGFRTGALYVGYWWWVIPPGVLIIVTALAFTLLALAMEQVVDPRLRDQR
- a CDS encoding SDR family oxidoreductase, with protein sequence MSARRWALVTGVGRRVGIGAAICRALAADGISICFTGWTKYDSAVHGGEHRTWHESFAAELEGPGVEAFGMEVDLSDPGEIEPLMETVLARTGGVSILVNNAAFSTNGDIDELTAKQLDDHYAVNVRGMALLTQAFVRQWSGDSGGRVVNMTSGQGLGPMPGELAYAASKGAVEAFTTSAAPTLGMRGITINAVNPGPTDTGWMSDELRDILLPQFPLGRIGLPEDAARLVAFLCSPEAGWITGQVMNSEGGFWRR
- a CDS encoding aminotransferase class V-fold PLP-dependent enzyme, which produces MSANSLKELFLLDPEVTFLNHGSFGACPIPVFESYQRWQRELERQPVEFLGRRIEGLLANVREEVGAYLNCPADSVVNIMNSTWGVNLIIRSLELEEGDEVLTTNHEYGACTMAWEWLLNKMGARLVRHEIPLPVTSHDEIVESMWGQVTERTKAIFLSHITSSTALTLPVEQLCQRAREAGILIIVDGSHAPGQIPLDMTALGVDVYTGNFHKWLCTPKGSAFLYVRPEEQGWVESLIISWGWGRRGVLEPSTFIQRNDWQGTRDPSAFLAVPDAIKFQAEHDWPSVRARCHELARETRQRIADYSGLDPIHPDSPEWYTQLVACPLRTSDPIELKRRMYDEYRVEAPIGTWGGLNMVRVSYQGYNDHDDLERLMTAVEALTERGPRRSFSVDRAIGDRRPVPSPAPAT